The following DNA comes from Solea solea chromosome 6, fSolSol10.1, whole genome shotgun sequence.
CGTCACCCTCCTCTAACTCGAGGACGGCGTACTTGAAGGCAGCTCTCTCCTTCTTTGATCCTATGAGCACAGATTCGCTTAGTCACCTTTATTAAAATCTCTGACTTTGTTAATGTCTGTGTAAATATCTCTGACcttatacagcagcagttctCATACCTGCACCTGTACAGTATGAACACCTGAAGTGAACTCACCCTCTTTGAACTTGTATCTCTTTGTGATGTATTTCTTCTTGTCGCTGCCGACACACTTGGTGACCATGGCAGCGCCGACTCTTTTGGTATCAgagaagatatttttttttgatcCGTCAGCtttgacctaaaaaaaaaatcagattaacTTGGAATATATTTTCATTCATGACTAAATGTCATCCTAAAGTGGTCCTACTAACACTACTAAAATCCTCTTAAAAAGTTCTTTCACTGCCAACTTAAATAGCCCCATGACAACACATGtaatattaaaatacaaacatggaATGGAATAGTTTGTAGTGATTATTATGGAATGAAAAACAAGTTCTGTCATGACAAAGTAATCTGTTGTCTTGTATAGTGACACACATGGGACATTTGTATGGaggttttgttattattacaccCATATTTAAGTGTCATATTGATGTGGTTATCTGCTCACTGACCAGCCAGTCAATACAGTCTGCATTAACTTCAGCGTAGACAAACGGGGCATCATATTTAAGGTCAACGAATCCTTTCCGGATGGCCTTCACTGAGGCTGGACCACAGCAGTACAAGCCTACACAAAAAGGATAAACAAATGATCTGATCAACCCACCCGTCGGACCTCGCAAATCTGTTGTGCAATTTCGGttgtaaaatgacaataaaaaaaaaagtgaaactgaaaatggCGATGATGATTTTTGGTCTgacagaggaaactggagtacccagagaaaacccatgctcACACAGGGAGATGCAAACCCCATACAGAAAGCTCACAAGTAATCCGAATTGCAGTAATATCAAAGGAGGCAAAACAATGTCACTGGGCTGCATTGCTATAGGTGTGGAGTGGAAACATTCCAATATACGTAGTGCAGATTGAGGTCAGCATTTAGGAGCAGAAACAAGGTCCTCAGAATAAGGAGGAGAATGTGttaaagtgaaaagaaaagagacaacaGAGTGTTTACCGTCGCTCGCCTCCTGTGGTGTTGGATCCACAACTTGCCAGCCATCATATTTCCCATCTTCTGCCAGGTCTGGACGTTTCATCCACCCCTCCACCCACACATGGAAATTCCTGAAACACAACAGAGCATTTAGGGTGCGTAGCAAGTCAAGACACTCAAACGCACCATTGAAGATGAGAAATTGATCAACACTAAAGCTGTCCTCCAAAATGGACaaccattttaatttgaattgattttattggtttttattgtatggctgctatttcttgtgttttttatgatttttaagttattttaagttgttttatctcattttgaaccttttacttatgatgtattttatttattctgtacagcactttggtccactgcggtttgtttaaagtgcttacACTATCCAAtccaaataaagttggattggattggatgatAGTCTTTCTTAAAGTCGATCTTTCTCACGAGTCACCACACCTAACTAATAAATACCTTGGCATCGTCCTGGCAAAATAATTAACGTTTGAAAAAGCTGTGGTTATGAAGCTCTGAGATGATAAATGGCCTCTGTAATCTGGCATAAAGATTAAAGTGATTTACTTGCCTTTGTAATATGGCACTGGTCTGTAACGCAAGCCGTGACACACCAAACTGAGCAACCAAATCAACAGCCTGCCACTGCTCACATGATAAATGCATCTGTGCAAGACCAAGATGTTTTAGGCAATGCCAAATGACTTTTACCTGAGGCCTGATTCTCagcagaaataaatgtaaaaaaacatgtttacaatgCAATGTTTTTTCAGGCCTCACTGAGCCGATGAGATGTGACCTGGGCACATGAGAGATCAAAGGAAACTGGAAGCAGTGTGTGTATAACTGATGTCGTATGGTCTCACCAAACACTGTCAGGGGAATCTTTCTCTGCAACACCATAGTCGGCGTGGTATGTGTCGATGATCAGGTTCTTGTTGGTGTCATGGGCCGACTCGAAGTTGGTGACAACGCGGCAGGGGATGCCCAGAAGACGCATCACTGTAACAGAACAGCAAGTTTGGAGTCATTGCAGTATGGACAGACCATTTGGCAGTTTCTTACAGCAATAAGCAAGAGCAAGCAGACATCAATACAATTGCTTTGTTTCTATTCCAACACGATTGTGCCCCAAAGCACAAATTAAGAACTATaaagtttggtgtggaagaacttgacggGCCCACACAGAGCCCCATTGGGAttaactggaacagagattgtgagccaggcctttTCGttcaacatcagtgcctgacctcatcaatgctctacagaatgaatggacacaaagtCCCATAGAAACACTCCAATATGTTGGAGGCTGTTACagaccaactccatattaaagtactgtatgtgtatttgaatacatcATTACAGTCGACGTTGGGGTAAGGGTCAGGTGTCCGAATacctttgtccatatagtgtattttGGAACAGTGTTTTGATTACCATTAGCCATCTCAGCATAATGGTTAGTGGCTACAGAAAAATATGTTCACAAGAATGGggacagatggatggacaaCCAGAAAGCAATTTCTCACAGCCACAGTTGTCACTGGTGTGGATTAGAGGTATACAAGTTAAATCCAATGTCTGCTGATCTCACTTAAGTGATGCAATTACCTGAACACATTACTGCAGCAAACACCCAGCACTGGCCGTACTTGACTGGGTGGCAGTTCCTATTTAACCATCCCTTAAGGATGGCATGGCTGCCATtccagtgagagggtgagaaaCCGCCCACAAATGAAGAACCCCAGTTTCCTTCCAGGACGCCCTTATCATCTACAGAGTTAATCTGGAAATACACACGTTTTTAATTCCTTTGCTTTTCATTATGTCAcacaaataagacaaatataCTGATAGCACATTCATGAGCACTTTCAAATTTctgctataattaaaaaacaattaccATGGCGCTGACCACACGACTGACGTAGATAGGATCACAACGATTGCCACGATCGGCAGCTGGGTCTTCAATGTGTTTGACGCTGAGGTCCAAAATCTTCATACAAATCCGCACCATGTCATCTTCAAACTGATCAGAAACATTGCTCTTTTAGCAAACAGACAAACCGTCGATATACATCGTGACAGCGTTTGAGGAGGAGTTGTGGCTCCCGTGTGTCATGGAGGTTAACGATTCAAAGATTTTTTACTCCATAATTCTTTATTCCACAGTTTTCCTCACATGTTTTCAGCCACTACTTTCTAACATACAgtgtataatgtgtgaagaggaacAACTCTacatttaagtgactttaagaATCAGTGTCACTGATAGTCACTGTGTGGCCTTTATCTGTGGATAATACAACAAAAGTTAAGTTCAGCAGGTCTTGTCCAGGCATACCTGTCCAAAGTCCCAGGAAAGCGGAGAGTGGTACATTGCACTTCCTCTGTAGACGATCCCCTGTTCGTTCATGACAtactcctctctttcctcctcaagAGGGAGAAACACTGAGTCCTCTTCAAAGACAGGGGGATAATACAGATGCAGGTGAATGGTATAGAActgtttatttacttaattaaaCTTTTTAAGAACGATGATAAACCTACCAGCACACCAGGGGTTAAAAAGCACCGTGTTCATCGCCAGCAATGTTTCTTCGTCCTTGTATTTTATGGTCAGTATAAAATCTCCTATGGGAGTGTCAGCTGCTGGAGTAATGGCCAGATGCAAGATGCCCTTTTTTGGGGTGGACTCCTTTTTAAGCTGCATCTTCCACACCGCCTTTGCTGATGGTGAACGCGGCACATTGTCTGGGATACCAAAGAACGAAATTGTCCCACGTTCTTCAGACGGCTGAAAACCTGGAGACAGGAGGAGGGAGCCAAGCACTCATGGGTAAATACGCCGATACTTCTactacttaagtacaaaattcacatgtctgtacttcactttgttatttattacacttggtcctgttagcataactgttagcaaagatgtaCACACTGAACACTgtagtgggtctaaaaagtgtggaattagcatAGCAGTTTCAAGCcccggaccaagtgtcactggtgggcacgtaacaaaaaaaagaatgaagatatttctccactcaggggaaactgaggttgggaagcacaattttttcaaaaatactacccctattcattattcattatacATTATTCCTTTAATGTGCTTAATTTTAGTACCATATGTTGGCAACGGTCACCTTCACCCTCTGTTTACTTTTGATAATTGTCTCTCTACTGTTGATATTTCCAGGAAATTCAAGTTAACAACAGATTATTtcagtacaagtacacacatcaTTTGAATGAACAGTAGCTAACCAAAAAAGGGACATTAGTACCCCTGTAGCCAAAAGAGCTGGCAGTTATTGTTTTACTAAATCACATAACTTTTGATGACTGACCAGTCATTGCAACAACTGTGAGCGGGTGACGGTCGTTGAAGGCTTCTGTCAGTTTAAGGACCACAGTGAAGGGTTGGCCTCGTCTCACGATCAGCTCCTTGTTTGTGATTTCATTGGTGTGGTGTTCAGTGTTGTTGCTCTCGATCTTGAGCGCCACGCTCTTAAaaactgtgaggaaaaaaatgaagcatAGTAAATCTCTCGAAGAAGAGAGACATCAAGCTTGGGCAATGTTTCCAATCAACAAATACATTGACATAAATGATTGATGACTGTTCCCATTGTTCATTTATTACAATACCTTTAAGTCAGATACAATTTCAACTTGCCAAACGTTACTTAGAAATGTATTTCGACACTGTGAAAGGGTGAGCAATCAATCCAGGTGTGTCCTCATTAATCTCATCCagtgtcaactgggattggttTGAGATTATAGTATTTGCACTcaatgttaatgtgttcattttaatccgtaaattgttatttatgttgatggATAATTGCGCAC
Coding sequences within:
- the tgm8 gene encoding protein-glutamine gamma-glutamyltransferase E; this encodes MTEEVKMSFFKSVALKIESNNTEHHTNEITNKELIVRRGQPFTVVLKLTEAFNDRHPLTVVAMTGFQPSEERGTISFFGIPDNVPRSPSAKAVWKMQLKKESTPKKGILHLAITPAADTPIGDFILTIKYKDEETLLAMNTVLFNPWCAEDSVFLPLEEEREEYVMNEQGIVYRGSAMYHSPLSWDFGQFEDDMVRICMKILDLSVKHIEDPAADRGNRCDPIYVSRVVSAMINSVDDKGVLEGNWGSSFVGGFSPSHWNGSHAILKGWLNRNCHPVKYGQCWVFAAVMCSVMRLLGIPCRVVTNFESAHDTNKNLIIDTYHADYGVAEKDSPDSVWNFHVWVEGWMKRPDLAEDGKYDGWQVVDPTPQEASDGLYCCGPASVKAIRKGFVDLKYDAPFVYAEVNADCIDWLVKADGSKKNIFSDTKRVGAAMVTKCVGSDKKKYITKRYKFKEGSKKERAAFKYAVLELEEGDEVEEDSEEDEEDTSGGTNEETPDVIIPPSPMTMRFEEVAKPKNGEDVNLSLVLHSESSVARPLSIAISVQVMRHNGTPAVNLQKDVKEVTLQPGKELTIPILIPFLTYHKPMLEGESMKVSAMVTDLKEPDNVYLAEYDIVLIEPSITIQVGSGEGKLHKTVKVDVLFKNPVNERLTDCTLTLSGSGLLRDESISKLPDLPPKCQFRIGVTFIPYRKGKKTLLVDLDCKTFRDIKGTCTVNVTD